The DNA segment TACAATAGTGTATAATTTTTAGACCGTTGACGCCCTACCAAAATTGCTGGGTCATAAGATGGAGCGGTTACCAATGCCAAAATTTCTCCTGTTTTGGGTTCTATGGCAACAATTCCTCCTCTCTTGTTAACCATCAATTCTTCGCCATATTGTTGAAGCAGCATATCGATGGTAAGATTGATATCTTCCCCTTGAACGGCAATGGTATCGTATTTCCCGTCTTTGAAAGAGCCAATTTCACGATTGAACTTATCTTTTTGATAATATTTCACGCCTTTGATTCCGCGCAGGACTTCCTCATAACTTTCTTCAACTCCTTGTTTCCCTATCAAATCCCCACTATTGTAATACGGATTTTTTTCAATCAATTTTTCGTTGACCTGTGTAATGAAACCAAAAATATTGGCTCCAAAGTTCACTTGATAGTCCCGAAGTGAACGTTTTTGGAAATAAAACCCTTCGAATTTTCTAATTTTTTCCTGAAATGCGGCAAATTCTGTTTTGTTCAATTGAGGCAAAAATACGGAAGGCAACCTAGGACTGTAAACCTTCGCTTTAGCTATTTTTCCCAGAAAATCTTCTTTGGTAATGTTCAATAATTCGCATAATTCCAAGGTATCAATATTCTTAACATCTCTTGGAATGACCATAATGTCATACGAAGGCTGGTTTGCCACTAACAACTTTCCATTTCTATCATAAATATAACCTCTTTCGGGGTAATCATATTTTATTTTAATGGCATTATTGTCTGATTTTAATTTTAAGGAATCGTCAATAATTTGCAAATAGAAAAGACGCAATACCAGTAAAGACGCTACAATGATTATCAATGAAGGAAGCAGCAATTTTCTCATCGTTTATTCGGCTTTATAAGATATATAATTATAATGCAGATTATTATTGTAAAAACAGTGCTTAATAGTGTTCTAATCAAGACATCAAAGAAAAAGCTGATTTCAAAGGCTTCCAATATAAACAAGATGAAATGATGAATTACTACCGAGAGTAATATGAATGAAAACCTTTCAGGCGTCAATACATCATTCAATTTCACGGTTTGGTATTCGTAACTGAGTCCAAAAGAAAACCTGAAAAGGTAGGGTCTATAATAAGCCAAAATCAAACAAGCCGTAGTGTGGATTCCTCCTGAATTGCTAAACATGTCCATAATAATTCCAAGAAGAAAACTAGCAAAAAGCAAGCCAAATTTATTCCCGTTTACCGGATATAATATTATGAAAAGTAAATACGGAAATGGACTGATATAGCCCAAAAAGTTCATATTGTTAAACACAATAATTTGAACTGCCAGCAAAAGCAGAAAACGAAAAATATTTACGAATAAAGCACTATTCATCTTTTTCTCTCATTTTTTCTAAATTGATAATTTCTTCGCGGTCTTTACTTTTTATGATATACACGTGACCCAAATTAGTCATGTCATTAAATAACTTAACTTGTATAGTATAATAATGGGTTTCATTATCTATTTCTACTTTGTCAATAGTTCCTATGTTGATGTTTTCGGGAAATATAACCGATTGCCCTCCTGTCACGATAGTATCACCTTTTCGAATGGCGGCCAATCTAGGAACGTCCGTCAATTGTACAAAACCAGTACTTTTTCCATTCCAACTCAAAGAACCAAAATGATCTGATTTTTTAAGTTTGGCGTTTATTTGGGATTTTGTGTTCAAGATACTGATCACTGTCGAATAATTTGAAGAAGTGTTGTCAATTATCCCTACAATTCCTAAACTATTAATAACACCCATATCCGGTTTCACGCCTTGCAAACTACCTGAATTCAGTGTCAAATAATTTTCGTGTGAATTAAAGGAGTTGTGAATCACTTTTGAAACAATGATATCGGTCGGATGCAATCCTCTGATACTATCCAATTTTGGCACAGAAGCAGTATCTTTTTTATCAAAAAGCAGGCTTCTTAGTTTCGCATTTTCTTGCGCAAGTGCATCATTCTGGATCCTCAAATTCAAATACTCACTCACGTTGTTGATTCGTTCATAGACTCCGCCACTCAAAAAATTGGCAGAACTAATCACTTTACTTCGATGATACGAATGGGATTGAATGGTGAGAAATAACGAAATGCCCAAAAGCAGCAAAAACAGTAATCTATTACTGTTTTTATAAATAAAATTAAATATTTGCTGCATATTATACCTGTATAATAGATGTGTAAAACTATAAACCCAACGTCGTCAACCGAATCTTTGTCCTATTTAATCAAGACACTTTTGAATTTCGCTAGATTTTTAAGCGCCATTCCCGTACCACGAACTACCGCTCTTAATGGATCTTCGGCGATGTAAACCGGCAAATCTGTTTTTTGTGAAATTCTTTTGTCAAGTCCTCTCAACATCGATCCTCCACCGGCAAGATAAATTCCCGTGTTGTAAATATCCGCTGCTAATTCTGGAGGTGTTTGAGACAAGGTTTCCATTACGGCATCCTCGATTCTTTGAATGGATTTGTCCAAAGCTTTGGCAATTTCTCTATAAGAAACCGCTACTTGTTTTGGTTTACCCGTCAATAAATCTCTACCTTGAACAGACATTTCTTCTGGAGGAGTTTCCAAATCTTCGATGGCTGCCCCTACTTGAATTTTTATTTTCTCGGCTGTACTTTCCCCAACAAAAAGGTTGTGTTGGGTACGCATGTAATACACGATGTCATTGGTAAAAACGTCACCGGCAATTTTCACCGATTTGTCGCACACAATTCCGCCCAAAGCGATTACGGCTATTTCTGTTGTTCCACCTCCGATATCCACAATCATGTTTCCTTTTGGCTGCATGATGTCAATACCGATACCAATTGCCGCAGCCATTGGTTCGTGAATCAAATATACTTCTTTACCATTTACTCTTTCGCAGGATTCTTTTACCGCTCTCATCTCCACTTCGGTAATTCCTGAAGGAATACAAACCACCATTCTCAATGCTGGAGTAAACATTCTTTTTTTCAATGCCGGAATACTTTTGATAAGCATGCTGATCATTTTTTCGGAAGCATCAAAATCGGCAATTACACCGTCTTTCAAAGGCCTTATCGTTTTAATGTTTTCATGGGTTTTCCCTTGCATCATATTGGCTTCTTTACCAACGGCAATGATTTTTCCTGATACTCTATCACGAGCAACTATCGAAGGGCTGTCAATTACGACTTTATCATTATGTATGATTAAAGTGTTTGCGGTACCAAGGTCTATCGCGATATCCTCAGTCATGAAATCAAAAAATCCCATAAATTTTTAAGGGTTTAAAAGTTATAAATTTGTGACGTACAAAGCTAAACAAATTAATGTTTGAAATGACGTGTTCCTGTAAATACCATTGCAAGTTTATTTTCATTGCAATAATCGATGCTCAATTGGTCTTTTATTGATCCTCCTGGTTGGATAACCGCTGTTATTCCAGCCTTTTTTGCAATTTCCACGCAATCCGGGAAAGGAAAAAATGCGTCGCTGGCCATAGAAGCACCTTCCAAGCTAAATCCAAATGTACGTGCTTTTTCGATAGCCTGCAACAAGGCATCCACTCTTGAGGTTTGTCCTGTTCCAGACGAAATCAAAGTGCCATTTTTGGCAAATACAATCGTGTTTGATTTTGTGTTCTTGCAAACTTTTGAAGCGAAAATTAAATCTTCCACTTCTTGGGCCGTTGGTGCTGTTAAGGTAACGGTTTTTAAGTCCTCTTTAGTATCGGTGATGTTGTTTCTTTCTTGAACCAAAAGTCCGTTCAAGCAAGTTCGCACTTGTTTTTGAGGCAATTCCACTTCGTTTTGAACCAAAATAATTCTGTTTTTCTTTTCTTGCAAAATCGCAATCGCTGCTTCATCATAACTTGGAGCGATTACCACTTCGCAGAATAATTTGTTTATTTCGTTGGCTGTAGCCACGTCAATTTTTGTATTGGCAATCAAAACACCGCCAAAGGCAGAAGTTGGATCGCAAGCCAAAGCTGCATTATAAGCTTCACTGATGGTTGCTCTAGTTGCCAATCCGCAAGCATTATTGTGTTTCAAAATGGCGAACGTTGGTCCGTCATTTTTGAATTCGTTAATCAAATTTACGGCTGCATCCACATCCAATAAATTGTTGTATGACAATTCTTTTCCATGCACTTTGTTGAACATGGCATCAAAATCACCAAAGAAAAATCCTTTTTGGTGTGGATTCTCTCCATATCTCAAAACTTGTCCTTCAGCAATACTGGTTTTTAAAATGGTTTCGTCGGTATTGAAATAATTAAAAATAGCAGTATCATAATGTGAAGAAACGTGGAATGCTTTTGTGGCAAACAATTTTCTATCTTCCAATGTTGTGGCTCCGTTTTGTTTGCTGATGACATCCAAAAGCAAACTGTATTCTGCAACCGAAGGAACGATTACAGTATCTTTGAAATTTTTTGCGGCAGCACGAATCAACGAAATACCACCAATATCAATTTTTTCGATAATATCACTTTCGCTGGCTCCGGAAGCAACCGTTTTTTCGAAAGGATACAAGTCAACAATCACCAAATCAATTTGAGGAATATCGTATTCCTTCATTTGTTGCACATCGCTTTCGTTGTCTTGACGATTCAAGATTCCGCCAAAAACTTTTGGGTGCAAAGTTTTCACCCTTCCACCAAGAATGGATGGATAAGAAGTAACATCTTCTACGGGAACAACTGGAATACCTAGGTTTTTGATAAACTCTTCAGTTCCTCCAGTAGAATAAAAGATTACATTTTGCTCGTGTAACTTTTTTATTATTGGCTCCAGACCTTCTTTTGAAAAGACAGAAATTAATGCTGATTTAATTGTTTTTGTTGTGTTCATGGCGTAGTTAGAATTTTGTGGAGCAAAAGTAGTTTTTTTGACGATAAAATTCAAATCTATTTCTGTAACAATATTTTAAAAAACAATACCAATGTAACAGTGAATTTTCATTAGGTTTATGAATAAAATTTTTGGAATTTTACAATAACACTAAACACCGTTTTATGCTGGTTTATTTCCGACTGTTATCAGAGAGTTTCCGTTTTGCGATGAATGCCTTGCGAAACAACAAACTGCGCACACTATTGTCGTTACTTGGTGTCACCATAGGGATTTTCTCGATTATCGCAGTGCTTGCCGCCGTGGATTCTTTGGACAGAAAAATCACAAAGGATTTAAGTTCTTTGGACAAAAACACCATTTATTTAATGAAAATGTCGTTTGGCCCTTCCGAAATTCCGGAATGGAAAAGAGAGCAATTCCCCAATGTAAAATATGATGAATACATTTATTTGAAAGGCGCAATGACCAATACGGAGCAATTGGGCTACCAAATATTTACCAACAGGGAATCCATCAAATACGAATCGAACACGGTTTCTTCCGTCAATATCGTTCCGGTTTCCCACGAATTTATAGACATACAAGGTCTGGAATTTGACGAAGGACGCTTTTACACCGAATCCGAAGCCAATTCAGCCACTCCGGTTGTAGTCATAGGAAAAGAAATTGCAGAAAATTTGTTTGGCGATTTCGACCCCATTGGAAAAAAAGTTCGATTGTACGGACAGCGATTTACCGTCATCGGGGTTTTGAAAAAGAAAGGCAGCGGCTTGTCATTCGGGAACAACAACGACACTTCTGCCTTCATTCCAGTGAATTTTGTCAGACAGCTCATTGGCGACAATAATAAGTCTGTCGTAAACGTGATTATTTTCAAACCCAAAGCGGGAGTCGACATGGAAGCTTACAAAGCCGAAATTAGCCAGAAACTAAGAAGCTTTCGTGGCGTGAAATCTGGCGAAATCGACAACTTTTTCATCAACGTTTTCTCGGGATTCACGGATTTGATAGACGGAATTATTTCCAAAATGAATCTTGTAGGATGGATAATCAGTGGATTTTCCTTGCTTGTGGGCGGTTTTGGGATTGCCAATATCATGTTTGTTTCAGTAAAAGAACGAACCAACCTCATAGGAATCCAGAAATCTTTGGGTGCCAAAAACCGATTTATATTGTTCCAATTCCTCTTCGAAGCTATTATTCTTTCGGTAATTGGCGGAATTATTGGGTTGTTTATGGTTTGGATTATCGCCATGATTTTGACCAAAGCTTTGGAATTTGAATTCGTTTTGGGAATGGGAAACATTCTTTTAGGAACTGGACTTGCCGCAATAATCGGCTTGATTTCAGGAATTCTTCCCGCCATTGCAGCCTCAAAACTGGATCCTGTAGAAGCGATTAGAACGGGAATGTAATTTTTAGTTTTCGGAAACAACAAATTCTTGTACGTTCACTTTTAAAAAAGAAAAAAAAGTAGCCACGAATTTCACGAATGAACACAAATTTTGACTTTCTAAATTAGACAAATTCATTTTAAATAAAATAAAATTAGTGTTAATTTGTTTTGTTCTTTGTGAATTCGTGTTCATTCGTGAAATTCGTGGCTAAAAAATTTTAAAAATGAAAGCCCTGAACAAATTCACGGAAAACTATTCCGATTAAATGGAAACCGTATCTTTGCCGCATCAAAAACCGTTATCTAAAGACCATGAGCAACGCCGTCGCCGGATTTTCTAAATTATCCAAAGAAGAAAAAATAAACTGGATTGCCAAAGAATATTTTTCCAATCCCGAAGAAGCCATTTCCATCCTTAAAAACTATTGGAATGCGGACGAAAAACTCCAAAAATTACACGATGAATTCATAGAAAACACAATAAGCAATTTCTACATTCCACTTGGCGTTGCGCCCAATTTCTTGATTAACAGCAAATACAGCAGCATTCCCATGGCTATTGAGGAAAGTTCCGTGGTGGCTGCAGCATCAAAATCGGCGAAATTCTGGTCCACTCGTGGCGGATTTAAAGCTACCGTCATCGACACCGAAAAAATAGGTCAGGTACATTTTATATTCAAAGGCGACGAATCAAAACTGGAATTGTTCTTTACCCAGATTAAAAACAAATTCTTCACCAACACCGAAAGCATCACCAAAAACATGCAAAAACGCGGCGGCGGAATTCTGGATATTGCCCTGAATGACAAAACCAATTTATTGCCCAACTACTTTCAACTGCACGCCACTTTCGACACCAAAGACAGTATGGGAGCGAATTTTATCAATTCGTGTTTGGAGCAATTTGCCAAAACCTTGAAAGAAGAAGCCCAAGTTTATGATTTGTTTACCGAGGAAGAAAAGGACATCGAAGTCGTGATGAGCATTCTCTCAAATTATGTTCCAAACTGCATTGTTCGTGCAGAAGTTTCCTGTCCTGTTGACGACTTGGTCGAAAAACACATCCCGAATCCAAAAGCCTTTGCCGAAAGATTCGTTCGTGCCGTTCAAATCGCCGAAGTGGAACCTTTTCGAGCCGTAACCCACAACAAGGGAATCATGAACGGAATCGACGCCGTCGTGTTGGCCACGGGCAATGATTTCCGTGCAGTCGAAGCCGGAATTCACGCTTATGCTTCCCGAAACGGAAATTACACAAGTTTGTCGCACGCCAAAATCGAAAACGGTATTTTTAATTTTTGGCTGGAAGTTCCGTTGGCATTAGGAACCGTTGGTGGACTGACTTCGTTGCATCCATTGGTAAAATTATGTTTGGAAATGCTGGAAAATCCATCTGCGAAAGAGTTGATGCAATTTGTGGCGGTTGCCGGCTTGGCACAAAATTTTGCAGCCTTGCGCTCGTTGACCACCACGGGAATTCAAGACGGACACATGAAAATGCACCTGAACAACATCCTGAACCAATTCGACGCGAATGATGAAGAACGACTTTTGATTCGAAAACACTTCAAGCACCACGTGGTTTCGCACAGTGCCGTTGTGGAATATATTGAAATTTTAAGAAGACAAATTTAATATCAACCACAAATTGTACAAATTATCACGAATTAATTTGTGATAATTTGTGCAATTTGTGGTTAAAAGAGAACCCTATAAACTAAATGAAAAAAGAATTTTACAGTAACGGAAAATTATTAATCACGGGAGAATATTTGGTTCTTGATGGTGCGAAAGCTTTTGCCTTGCCCACCAAATTTGGACAAAACCTGATTGTGGAAAAAGGCGGCAACCAAGAAATAAAATGGACCAGTTTCGATTCAGATGGAAGTATTTGGCTGGAAGAAACGCTTTCATTTGAAGACATTTTCCAAAAAAAAATTGCCGATTCATCAACTTCCAAAAGAAACACCTTAATCGAAATCCTGCACCAAGGGCATTTATTGAATCCTGATACAATTCCAAAATCAGAAGGTTTTCAAATCAAAACGACACTTACTTTTCCCAGAAATTGGGGCTTGGGAACTTCCTCTACCTTGATCAACAATATTGCGCAGTGGCTGAAAATTGACGCCTTTGTGTTGCTGAACAACAGTTTTGGTGGCAGCGGATATGATATTGCTTGCGCCCAAAACAACAATCCTATTTTGTATCATTTGGAAAACGGAAATCCTGTTGTCGAAAAAGTAACTTTCGAACCTGAATTTGCCAAAAACCTGCATTTCGTTTATCTGGACAAAAAGCAAAGCAGCAAGGCAGCCATCGCTTCTTATTACAACAACAAGAACGAAGACTTGGTCGAAAACATCACCAAGATTGACTTGCTGACACAAGAGGTTTTAAATACCAAAACCCTTCGGGAATTTGCCACGGCATTGGAAGAACACGAAGCCGAAATGAGCAACATTCTTGAAATGAAAACCATAAAAGAATCCTTGTTTCCCGATTTTGACGGCATCATCAAAAGTCTTGGTGCTTGGGGAGGCGATTTTGTTTTGGCCATCGCCAAAGAAAACCCGACCGATTATTTCAGGGAAAGAGGTTTCAAAACAATCGTTTCTTATAAGGATATGATATTGTAGTTCTAGGAAATTTTATTTGTATTCATTTCTGGGTAACGGCAAAACTAATAAAATACAAACCCTCTGGTGCGGAGGACTAATCAAATTGAGATATTTATCGCATATCAGAACTATTAGGCACCTTCAAAAATGTAAATTCATTTATTATGTCTATTGTTTCTTCACCAGATTTTAAAGGCCGTAATTGCAATTCTGTACCCTTAATTTTGAAATAATGTTCAGATTTGGAAATTCCTCGACCTAAGGATAGAATCGAGTCATATTTTATAATATACTTAAAGTAAGTCGTGGTTTTAAAATTAGAGTAAAATATTGAGCCACTTCCATCTTTATTAAAATATAATTCGGCAGAAGTCTCAGGAATCTTTCCTGTCCAATGACCAACCAGTCTATTCTTTTCTAATTTCGTATTAGAGCAATTTATCAGTAAAAACAAACACGCTAATCTACTGTATTTAAAAAGTTTTGTTGACATCATCTGTTTTTTGTATTGTTACCGCAATATTTGTTTGCACATCTACATCCCGACAACGAGGATTTCCAATCCGTATCCATTTCAATTGTCCACCAACCAAATCTACTAAAAATATCATTCATTACAGAAAAACAATTAGCTACAATCCAAAACAAAAAAAATCCCGATTGCTCGGGATTTTTATATTTAAGACAGTGTTCAATTTAGTATTGGAATTTGCTTCTGTTGTCTTCAATTTTTGCAATATCTTTCAAAGCTGGAACCACTCTGTTGGCATCACCTGCGCTTTGCGCTTTTAATTTACTCACGTAAGCTGCGTGGCTTTTCAAGGCTGGTGCTTTGAAAGTACTTTTGTTCAACACTACATAAACTCCAGTGTTCCCTTCGATTGGAGCAGACAGTTTTCCTGTTGCCAATGCGAATGCGTTTCCAACCACTTTAGGCTCTTGTCCCACTCCACCTGTCAAAACTGGGTTATCCATAGTAACGTCCACAGCTTGTTGAATTGGTGCACGAACTGCTTTTGCAATGGCATCCAATGAGCTTCCAGTCATTTTAGCTTTGATTAACTCGGCTTTTTTCTTGTTTTTAAGAATTGGCTCTACATAAGATCTAACCACGTCAACAGCCATTAATCCTTCGTCATTTACTTTTTTAAGTTTGGCAATCACGTGACCCAAATTAGCCACTTCAAATCTTTTGATGGCTCCAACGTCTGTTCCGTCTTCAAATGCCCATCTCACGATATTTCTTTGGTTTCCTAATGGCCCAAAAGATTCGTCCATAGCTTTTGCACTTACTGGCATTGCGACAGTCAATTTCATTGCTGCTGCAGTTTTATTGAAATCTTTATCGATAGCATCCATTTCGAATTTGGTTGCTTGAGTAAAAACTTTATCCGAAGTAGCTTCTGAAGCATCCACTTTTTGGGCGATAGTTGCCAAACGAACTCCGTCTTGCTTGTCTGTTACTTTAATGATATGGAAACCAAAAGGAGTTTCTACCAAACCAACTTTTCCAATTGGGCTACCGAACACAAAATCATTGAAAGGTTTTACCATTTGGTTTGGACCAAAAAATCCTAAATCACCACCTTGTTGTGCAGATGAATCATCCGATGCAGTGAAAGCCAACATCAAGAAACTATCAGGATTTGAATTTACTTGAGCCAAGATAGCTTCTGCTTTTGCTTTTGCTTCTTCTTTGGTTCTTTTTTCTTTTGTGTTTGGAGTTTGAGAACCTTCGTAACCGATAAGAATGTGGCTTGCTTTTGCATTTACCCCAACTTTTCTACCCAATGATTTAGAAATACAATAGTATTTTCCGAACATGTAAGGCCCGTAAATTTCTCCTGGAGCCAAGTTGTACAATTTATCGGCATCTACAGCTGGCAAATCTTTTTTGGCCACATAAGTAGAATCATAAGGAACGTCAGAATTTGAATTTACGAATTCAACCACGTTTGTAGCTGCTTTGAATCCTGGCAAAGTATCGTTTTTTCCAGTTGCTTGGTTGTACACCACGCTTCCTGACAACAAAGCACTTACTTTGGCTTTTACTTCAGCTACATCTTCCGGAGAAGCTTTGTCTTCGATCAAGACATATTCGATTTCGCGAGTTTCGTCGGCTTTGTATTTTTTCTCGTTTTTCTTCATGAACGCAACAATTTCATCATCTGAAACTTTTACATCACTGTCTTTAATGGTAGAATACAATCCGGCAACATAAGCAAAGCTTGCTTTGTTTGATTCCATTTCATATTTCAATTTTCCTTCACTTTCAGTAGTGTATAATCCCGCTTTTATCAAATTACCGTAAATTTGATATTTGGCATTCAACTCGGCATCTTTTTCCCTGTCTTTCAAGAATTGTGCTTGCTCAGGATTTGACTTGAAGTATTCCTTGAATTTTGCTTCGTCAAAACCTCCCGCAGCGTTCAAAAACAATGGGTTTTTTCCAATGTTTTGATCTGCTTTCAAGATTTCCAAGATGTGTTTTGAACCTACTCTCAATCCCAATTTATCAAACTGTGATGTTAGCAAAGCAATGGTAACTTCTTGATCCCAAACTCTATTGGCGGCTGCAGTTGCAGTAATTCCTTGTTGACTTTTTTCAACATTGCTCACTTTTACCCTAAAGTCTTCAAATGAAATATCTTTTCCATTTATGCTTCCCACATCTTTAGAAGTACTACCAAAATTTCCTTTATCAAAAAGACTTGGTACTAGAAATGCAAATAATGCGAA comes from the Flavobacterium limnophilum genome and includes:
- a CDS encoding rod shape-determining protein, which codes for MGFFDFMTEDIAIDLGTANTLIIHNDKVVIDSPSIVARDRVSGKIIAVGKEANMMQGKTHENIKTIRPLKDGVIADFDASEKMISMLIKSIPALKKRMFTPALRMVVCIPSGITEVEMRAVKESCERVNGKEVYLIHEPMAAAIGIGIDIMQPKGNMIVDIGGGTTEIAVIALGGIVCDKSVKIAGDVFTNDIVYYMRTQHNLFVGESTAEKIKIQVGAAIEDLETPPEEMSVQGRDLLTGKPKQVAVSYREIAKALDKSIQRIEDAVMETLSQTPPELAADIYNTGIYLAGGGSMLRGLDKRISQKTDLPVYIAEDPLRAVVRGTGMALKNLAKFKSVLIK
- the purH gene encoding bifunctional phosphoribosylaminoimidazolecarboxamide formyltransferase/IMP cyclohydrolase → MNTTKTIKSALISVFSKEGLEPIIKKLHEQNVIFYSTGGTEEFIKNLGIPVVPVEDVTSYPSILGGRVKTLHPKVFGGILNRQDNESDVQQMKEYDIPQIDLVIVDLYPFEKTVASGASESDIIEKIDIGGISLIRAAAKNFKDTVIVPSVAEYSLLLDVISKQNGATTLEDRKLFATKAFHVSSHYDTAIFNYFNTDETILKTSIAEGQVLRYGENPHQKGFFFGDFDAMFNKVHGKELSYNNLLDVDAAVNLINEFKNDGPTFAILKHNNACGLATRATISEAYNAALACDPTSAFGGVLIANTKIDVATANEINKLFCEVVIAPSYDEAAIAILQEKKNRIILVQNEVELPQKQVRTCLNGLLVQERNNITDTKEDLKTVTLTAPTAQEVEDLIFASKVCKNTKSNTIVFAKNGTLISSGTGQTSRVDALLQAIEKARTFGFSLEGASMASDAFFPFPDCVEIAKKAGITAVIQPGGSIKDQLSIDYCNENKLAMVFTGTRHFKH
- a CDS encoding hydroxymethylglutaryl-CoA reductase, degradative produces the protein MSNAVAGFSKLSKEEKINWIAKEYFSNPEEAISILKNYWNADEKLQKLHDEFIENTISNFYIPLGVAPNFLINSKYSSIPMAIEESSVVAAASKSAKFWSTRGGFKATVIDTEKIGQVHFIFKGDESKLELFFTQIKNKFFTNTESITKNMQKRGGGILDIALNDKTNLLPNYFQLHATFDTKDSMGANFINSCLEQFAKTLKEEAQVYDLFTEEEKDIEVVMSILSNYVPNCIVRAEVSCPVDDLVEKHIPNPKAFAERFVRAVQIAEVEPFRAVTHNKGIMNGIDAVVLATGNDFRAVEAGIHAYASRNGNYTSLSHAKIENGIFNFWLEVPLALGTVGGLTSLHPLVKLCLEMLENPSAKELMQFVAVAGLAQNFAALRSLTTTGIQDGHMKMHLNNILNQFDANDEERLLIRKHFKHHVVSHSAVVEYIEILRRQI
- the mreC gene encoding rod shape-determining protein MreC codes for the protein MQQIFNFIYKNSNRLLFLLLLGISLFLTIQSHSYHRSKVISSANFLSGGVYERINNVSEYLNLRIQNDALAQENAKLRSLLFDKKDTASVPKLDSIRGLHPTDIIVSKVIHNSFNSHENYLTLNSGSLQGVKPDMGVINSLGIVGIIDNTSSNYSTVISILNTKSQINAKLKKSDHFGSLSWNGKSTGFVQLTDVPRLAAIRKGDTIVTGGQSVIFPENINIGTIDKVEIDNETHYYTIQVKLFNDMTNLGHVYIIKSKDREEIINLEKMREKDE
- a CDS encoding peptidylprolyl isomerase encodes the protein MAVLAKIRQRSALMIVVIAFALFAFLVPSLFDKGNFGSTSKDVGSINGKDISFEDFRVKVSNVEKSQQGITATAAANRVWDQEVTIALLTSQFDKLGLRVGSKHILEILKADQNIGKNPLFLNAAGGFDEAKFKEYFKSNPEQAQFLKDREKDAELNAKYQIYGNLIKAGLYTTESEGKLKYEMESNKASFAYVAGLYSTIKDSDVKVSDDEIVAFMKKNEKKYKADETREIEYVLIEDKASPEDVAEVKAKVSALLSGSVVYNQATGKNDTLPGFKAATNVVEFVNSNSDVPYDSTYVAKKDLPAVDADKLYNLAPGEIYGPYMFGKYYCISKSLGRKVGVNAKASHILIGYEGSQTPNTKEKRTKEEAKAKAEAILAQVNSNPDSFLMLAFTASDDSSAQQGGDLGFFGPNQMVKPFNDFVFGSPIGKVGLVETPFGFHIIKVTDKQDGVRLATIAQKVDASEATSDKVFTQATKFEMDAIDKDFNKTAAAMKLTVAMPVSAKAMDESFGPLGNQRNIVRWAFEDGTDVGAIKRFEVANLGHVIAKLKKVNDEGLMAVDVVRSYVEPILKNKKKAELIKAKMTGSSLDAIAKAVRAPIQQAVDVTMDNPVLTGGVGQEPKVVGNAFALATGKLSAPIEGNTGVYVVLNKSTFKAPALKSHAAYVSKLKAQSAGDANRVVPALKDIAKIEDNRSKFQY
- a CDS encoding GYDIA family GHMP kinase, producing the protein MKKEFYSNGKLLITGEYLVLDGAKAFALPTKFGQNLIVEKGGNQEIKWTSFDSDGSIWLEETLSFEDIFQKKIADSSTSKRNTLIEILHQGHLLNPDTIPKSEGFQIKTTLTFPRNWGLGTSSTLINNIAQWLKIDAFVLLNNSFGGSGYDIACAQNNNPILYHLENGNPVVEKVTFEPEFAKNLHFVYLDKKQSSKAAIASYYNNKNEDLVENITKIDLLTQEVLNTKTLREFATALEEHEAEMSNILEMKTIKESLFPDFDGIIKSLGAWGGDFVLAIAKENPTDYFRERGFKTIVSYKDMIL
- a CDS encoding ABC transporter permease; protein product: MLVYFRLLSESFRFAMNALRNNKLRTLLSLLGVTIGIFSIIAVLAAVDSLDRKITKDLSSLDKNTIYLMKMSFGPSEIPEWKREQFPNVKYDEYIYLKGAMTNTEQLGYQIFTNRESIKYESNTVSSVNIVPVSHEFIDIQGLEFDEGRFYTESEANSATPVVVIGKEIAENLFGDFDPIGKKVRLYGQRFTVIGVLKKKGSGLSFGNNNDTSAFIPVNFVRQLIGDNNKSVVNVIIFKPKAGVDMEAYKAEISQKLRSFRGVKSGEIDNFFINVFSGFTDLIDGIISKMNLVGWIISGFSLLVGGFGIANIMFVSVKERTNLIGIQKSLGAKNRFILFQFLFEAIILSVIGGIIGLFMVWIIAMILTKALEFEFVLGMGNILLGTGLAAIIGLISGILPAIAASKLDPVEAIRTGM
- a CDS encoding rod shape-determining protein MreD translates to MNSALFVNIFRFLLLLAVQIIVFNNMNFLGYISPFPYLLFIILYPVNGNKFGLLFASFLLGIIMDMFSNSGGIHTTACLILAYYRPYLFRFSFGLSYEYQTVKLNDVLTPERFSFILLSVVIHHFILFILEAFEISFFFDVLIRTLLSTVFTIIICIIIIYLIKPNKR